ccatccatccaccagCAACATTCTGAATCCCAGCTCCCGTCCCACCTCAGAATCCCATGTATGATGCTGGATAAGCTACCAGCAGGAATGGCAGGGCAGAAGGCTGTTCTCAAGAAGAGCCAGTGGGTGCTATTCCCTCCCTAGGCCCTACGTTTGCCATCTGCAAAGTGGAACTTAACTGGAAGTGCTTGGAAGGGGAGggaaactggaaaagagaaaataatcaattcCCCTGCGGAGGGCAGAGTGGGCCTGGCTTCCAGGTCTGGGATGACACAGATGCTCCCCTCAGCGTCTGCTTAGGAGAGAAGTCTGAGCTCTGCAGACCCCGGAGTTGGTGGGACTACTGACCCCAGAGGACTGCTGGTGCCTTGCTCAGTCCCAAGGCCCCTCAGtcccttctccagctctgcttttcttcccaggTCTTTAGCAGCTCCCTTCTTTCCAGGATGGAGCCACTGTTTGCAGACCTGAACTTCTCTGCTTTCCAGAATCCCACAAGCACTGGCCCTACAAACTCTCCTTCAGGCCCATTGGGGGCCATTCCTTCATGCAGCCAACAAACAGCTTTTGGGCCCCCACTATGCGTCGGGCCATGGGAAACAGGCTATGACAACATCTAGGTCCCTAAACCTCAGTCCTGGCCACTGGAAACAGCATCATCCCAGACATCACAGGACAACAGGGCCTTATACAGGCTCTTGAAACAAAGCAAAGTCAGGAGAGGAATTCTCAGGAGCCCCTAGGACTTTGCTGTCCCTAAGATGCAGAAGCTCACCTCCAATTATCTGTGGAGGACACATTCACAGGCCAAgcctgctcctcttcctttttctagaGGGAAAGCCCCACCCAAGCGCCTCTCAACTCCAGGCCATCTCGGGCTCCCAGATGCCCAGCAGTCCTGAGCTGTCAAGGTGACGCATGCCTGGTGGACTCTCTGGGTGCGCACAGGTAGATAAGACTTTTCCTTCAGGGGAGATCATCGGGGGACATGAGGCCTCTCCCCACTCCCGCCCCTACATGGCATTTGTTCTGTCTGTgactgaaaaagaagagaagagctgCGGCGGTGTCCTTGTGCGAGAGGACTTTGTTCTGACGGCGGCTCACTGCAGGGGAAGGTGAGGTGCCACAGTCAATTAACCCTCCTGAGACCCCCAAGGGACCCCTGTTCTCTGCCCAGGGCCTGCAGCCCAGGGTAGCTCCCCCGGCTCCTGGGAACTCAAGGCCATGAGAGCTCATCAGAGGAGCCATCTGAGAGCATGCCTGGGTGATGGAAAGTGAGAATAGGTCAGGTCAGCTTGGGGTCAAAGGGTCAGAGGTGAGAGCTAGTGGTCCAGTTGAGAAGAGAGACCACACTGGTCAAATGAAGCAGCTGTGGAAGATGATTCCATGCACTAGGGTCAAAAGGCAAACTCAGAGTCCTTCACAATATTGCCTGAGGGCTAGAGAAAGCTCCCAGAATCCCTCTCAGAGTCACCCACTGCCCAGTACTCCTGTTGTTTCGATTTCTCCTACCGgcatccctgccctgccccagctgtCACTTGCCCTTCATGGCTCCCGGGCTGGATCTCCTTTGACTTCATGCCTCCCACATCCCCACCCTGCTTTCCGTGTAGCTCAATGACAGTGACCCTCGGGGCCCACAACATTAAGAAGCAAGAGAGGACCAAGCAGGTCATCTCTGTGAGGGAAGCCATCCACCCCCAACACTATAATTCCGAGAACCTCAACAATGACATCATGTTGCTAAAGGTAAGGGAACCTCCCTGCTGCTCTTGCTGTCCTGGGTCCAGGTTTCTTCCCCTCCCACTGCAATTTGTCCCTCCCATCCTTCCCATCCTGGCCTCCTGATGAGTCCCAGTGGCTCAGGGGAGAAGGAAGTCAGTGCAGCCCCATCGCggtgtccaggcccaggaggacagtggctgagctggactttcttgcctcttcccatcagctggagagaaaggccaAGCTGACTGCAGCTGTGCAGCCCCTCAGCCTGCACTGGGGCAAGACTCaggtgaggcctggagaggtgtGCAGTGTGGCAGGCTGGGGGAGAGTCACCCCAAATGGCAGACGGTCAGACACTCTGCAGGAGGTGGAGCTGACCGTGCAGCAGGACCGGGTGTGCGAATCCTACTTACGCAATTACAACAGTAACACTCAGCTTTGTGTGGGTGACCCGAAGGAAAGGAAGTCTTCCTTTAAGGTGAGACTGGGCATCTGCCTAGGTCAGCTTTGGGGAGAGGGGTGTTTCGGGACCTGGAGACCCAAGCAATAGGGACTCCTTCACCCCCTAGCGTCTGATCTTTCTGCCGGGAAGAGAAGAGCGGAGCAGGCAGAGTGGGGAGTCACAGACCTTCTGGGAGCCTACCAGGGGCCTGAGATACATCCAAACATGGTGTTCCACCTGAAAGATGAATTTGCAACACTCTGCCCCACGCTGGGCACAGGTGCCAGAAAACTGCTCCCTGGGTAGGCAGCAGTAAACCCAGGTGGCTCCTCAGAGCTGGCTCCCATCTTGGTTAAATGGCTGACCCTCCAAGCTGATTGTCAGCCCCACCTGCCTGCTTCCATGTCCTTAAATGGTAGACCGAAGCACAGTCACACAGCGCCCTCATGGGAGAGGATCTGGgacctgggggaggagaaggagccacCCCCTGAGAGAAATGAAGCCATGACAATGTCCAGGGTCAGGACTGGGCAGCTGAGGGGCCCACAGGGGCTTGCTGTGCCCTCTGATCTCCCACATGGAGACCAGGCCAGGTGGCCTTCACTGAGAAGGCATGTGGGATGTAGGTGGGCAGGAGCAGAGGGTCAGTCCTCCCTGGACTCTGTCCACAGGGGGACTCCGGGGGCCCTCTCGTGTGTGACAACATGATCCAGGGCATTGTCTCCTATGGACAAAACAACGGGAAACCTCCAGGGGTCTTCACCAAAGTCTCGAGTTTTCTGCCCTGGATAAAGAGAATCATGAAAAACCTCTAACTCTGGGAACCAGCCAACCTTCTCTGGAGTTGATCCAGAAACACCCAGCAACTAAATAAATGTCTCTGAACTGACTGGAAGGGCTGGTTTCTTGTTTATTCACTGACCCTCATTCACAGGCACCTACTCTGTGCTTAGAAGGCCAATGACACAAATCTGCtgtttcctgcttcctcctcttccccctcccaccaccacctcccccaaaCCTCAAGCAAAGCTGTTCCCCAGCTCCTTCTGACCCACACCTTTCTCTGGGTCTGCCCTTctgccagggctgcagctgaGCACCATCAGGAGAAAACATGAACCTCTCTGGTCATGGGCTCAGGGTGAACTTCTTATCTCCTTCCCTGTGTTATatggcagagaggaagggggaggacaCCATGGGTCCCGGACACCAAGCAGGCAAGCCTGGGGCTGCAGCTCAATGGCATAGCCCCGACActagggaggggagaggctgcctGAGCAGGACAGTTCTCTCCCACAGCCAGGGAGCTCGTGCAGAGTCAGGGTGGGTCTCTGGAGAAGCTCCTCGTTCTCACCCAGCCTGagtttcctccctgccctcctgtgaCCTTGGGGCCCAGCTTGCCCTCCAGTCTCCGGGCTGccccttcttctccatccctaCTTTCCACTGATTGTTCTCAGAGTCCACCAACTCCTGTCCCCTCCACACAAGTCTGATCTGAGCTGACCCCTTCCTTGTAACCCTCCTGCTTAGGACACCCAGTGCTCCATGGACTTCCAACAGGGCCCCTCCACTGAGATGCCAGCCCAGGTCATGCTCTGGTGGAGAGGGGCACAAGACACCAGGCTTGTGCTGGCAACAGGTGGACCCATGGAGGACACAGCAGGCAGGCTGTCTCTCCAGAACCCTTGCCCCATCTCTCACCAGGCAAGGCCAGCTCAACCCCTCACATCCAGCCCAGTGTCCCCCAAGTAGTCAGAGTGCATTGGTCACCTGGTCGCTTGATAGCTTGAGTCCCTTTCAGCCTGTCCCTCTTACTCATTGCTGGCCTCTAGGCTAAGACCCCTCCCTGGCCACCTAGGGCTGTCTCAGCCTTTTGAGTTAGCCCTGCCCTCTCTGCAATAGGACTGGAAAGCACAATTTTTCcatcaataaacaaacacacactgaGTGAGCTCCTAAGAGCCTGGCGCTGGGGATCCACAGTGGACCTAACACAGACTCTGTCATCAGAACCCAAGTGACACTGACAGTGTGAGTTTCACCCAAATCATctaactctctctccttcctcacatGAGCCCACATGGCCTAGATCTCGTGGGAAATCCACAGGAATAAAGTACTTGTGTTCTGTTTCTATTGCTGTTCACAGTCCGTGTGAGCGTGAGCACATGTGACTCTAGAACAGCAGGTGTGGGATTTGGAAATGACATCAGTCATTTACTTTCTAGGGGTGAAGTCACCAAATTCTCTCCACTGGAGCCTCATCTTCACCTAGAGGAGAGGGCAGCCCgtagggagggagaagggcagtgAGGGCAGCCCTACATTCATTTGCCTTAAAAGTGGGAGGTAGGGGGGCTGGttccatggccaaatggttaagtttgcaagctcagcttcagcggcgcagggttttgccagttcacctgctgggtgcagacatggctccactcatcaggccatgctgaggtggcatcccacatagcacaaccagaaggaccacaactatgatatacaactatgtactggggggcttcgagaaaacaagaagaagaagaaaaaatgattggtgacagatgtgagctcaggtgccactcttaaaaaaaatgtagcaGGTAGGAATGTCATTGTACAGATTCAGATGGTAGGAAAAACTGTGTTACGTATTTGCTCTCAGGCAATTAGAGTCAGACTCTAAACACCCATCCAACTGGACTGGCTGGAAACATGATCCCTGTGGTTACTGTACCTCCTGCCTGTGGAGAATCAAACCAGAATCAGGGAGGTTTACATACtctggaaaaatggagaaaggccTCTGCTTTTTTGGCCACCGTGGTTGCTGCTTCATCCATAGTTTCCAGACCACCCTATTTTTCAACTTTAGGTTTTTGGCTTGGAGCCCACACATAGAGTACAGGATTCTTTGCTGAATGAGGATCTCCCTGTCTTGGGCTCAGCTCAGGAAACACTCCCAGCAGCCATCTCTCCAAGGGCTTTTCATGTCATATGGAGCACGACCTGGGAGCTGAGCATACGTTCCAGCTCTGAGCTCCTGTTCCAAACACACACAGCACTACCCTCTCACCACAAGGGGTACATACTCTGCAGTCATGTAACCCTCACAGGCATGGCCTTTCCCACCTTGCTGTGCACAAAGCAGGAACCAACAGAGTGTCTTCATGACTGTGGGCACTTTCACAAGGGCAGAGCAGTGAGGACTCACAGCTTCTGACCTGGAGCTGAAACAATATCCCTGCATCTAAGACATACTAAGAACCTGGCTCCTTGAtggaaacagacaaaaatgaaaatgcgtaaagcaaaacaaaaataatatctgaaaggTTGCCCTGCCACATGCATATCTTGTTTAGATATCACATTTACTTTGAGGAAATGGTTATGTGGTTTGGATACAAGTTTGAGAACCCTGCTGCAGGTCTTCCTCCTGTGAGAGATGAGTGAGGGACACAGTCCCAGGAGGGGGCAGTGGCTGACTGAAGGCACCACAGAattagaacagagcctggactGAGCCCAGGCGCCCTGACAGCCAGGCCAGCAAGAGCCCTGACATGTAGTCTAACCCCTGCCCTGTGATGACTTCCTGGCATCCCTGAACAAGAGCTGAGCTTCTGCTCAGACACCTCCCTGGAGAGGAAACCTCTGGGCTGCTGTGCAGCCATTCTGTGACAAGGATTCC
The DNA window shown above is from Equus quagga isolate Etosha38 chromosome 2, UCLA_HA_Equagga_1.0, whole genome shotgun sequence and carries:
- the LOC124235871 gene encoding granzyme B-like, with the translated sequence MQPLLLLLAYLLSPGAEAGEIIGGHEASPHSRPYMAFVLSVTEKEEKSCGGVLVREDFVLTAAHCRGSSMTVTLGAHNIKKQERTKQVISVREAIHPQHYNSENLNNDIMLLKLERKAKLTAAVQPLSLHWGKTQVRPGEVCSVAGWGRVTPNGRRSDTLQEVELTVQQDRVCESYLRNYNSNTQLCVGDPKERKSSFKGDSGGPLVCDNMIQGIVSYGQNNGKPPGVFTKVSSFLPWIKRIMKNL